A window from Gasterosteus aculeatus chromosome 14, fGasAcu3.hap1.1, whole genome shotgun sequence encodes these proteins:
- the nup188 gene encoding nucleoporin NUP188 has translation MAESEMSVRSSRELWTILLGRSALREQAQIEAELDRHWDRLHQGLNYYKPPSSSSAGKVKENKDVAQPLKDFGLRISKLLCLDEQQSVQLLQCYLQEDYRGTRDSLKVVLKDERQSQALLLKVADYYYEERMCLLRCVLLLLTYFQDERHPYRTEYSNCVNKLEKDLVSKYQSQFEKLFKAEAPTWETHGNLMTERQVSLWFLQCLREQSLLLEIIFLYYAYFEMSPSDLLSFTKMFKEEGFGLRQTNRHLVDKSMDVLVDRIGYLSSLILVEGMDIDFLHKCALEDCTEQHQFSNAPDVIKEMDQLLLTFGDIPHHGPVLLAWVLLRHTLRPDESSPVIRRIGNTALQLGVFKYITTMLRGLGASGNNCTASTAKMCVYGLLSFVITSFEEESLQTDGVATQCSHLIDAACEVLSAPSLAEVFWEMKPNMGLGMILDSAVGMFPHKIGPLLQLLTALLSNKSTVKKVYNFLDKMSFFTQVYKHKPNDIVSKDDETLWRRQTPKLLYPLGSGQTNLWMPQGVLGQVMIGGEQGYVVRWEHSYSSWTLFTCEVEMLLHVVSTADVIAHCARVKPILDLVHKIISTDWTVSDCLLPLTSRIYMLLQRLTSVINPPVDVIASCVNCLSVLAARLPGKVWSSLHHTGFLPFASNPLTSMHQCVSAEGMKAGNYGTLLVQIEQPRGEYAVTIAFLRLITTLVKGQLGSTQNKGLIPCVLLVLKEMLPTYHKWRYNAYGVRERIGCLILELIHAILNLSPEGEDQGSTPTLQSLCIYSLANTEAGQAVVNIMGVGVDTIDVVLAVQPSSCGSEGPGQILIQTVKLAFSVINNVIRLKPPSDVVSPLEQALTQHGGHGNNLIVVLAKYIYHKHDPALPRLAIQLLKRLATVAPMSVYACLGSDAAPIRDAFLTRLQSKTEDMRIKVMILEFLTVAVETQPGLIELFLNLEVKDGKEGSKEFVPGEWSCLHVVLELIDSKQQGKYWCPPLLHRAALAFLLALWQDRRDSAISVLRTKERFWENLTTPLFGTLTPPSDTNEPCVLETCAFVMKIIGLEIYYVVSGSLGQSLKDGLQKFSNARRYEYWSQYVKSLVCHVAEMEEEGISSFPETQMLISAWRMLLILSTTHSDVMQLTDDSTKLKLFMDVLDGAKAALTTPMSVSCLRLGSMMTTLLLILLKQWRSVVATAPDILSPLSLILESVLQADQQMMERTKAKIFSALISVLQIQGLNGGDISQLPQLLLSVCETVKDEALALIDNTRHMSQTGDQVEDEDSMETDSFRGPQKDQRDGVCVLALHLAKELCRTDEDGEHWVSVMRKVPVLPSVLSAVELSLRSKHNLYFTEAALHLLLTLARTPQGAAAVAGAGVIQTICLPLLSVYEVTSNGASQSFSRRSQDSACWPGVYRLCMSLMESLLKTLRYNFINDALDFVGVHQERILQCLNAVRTVQSLSCLDEADHTVGFLLQLSSFCKEWQFHLPELLRDVQVNLCYLCQTCTYLLHSKKMLHHYLQAKNGEALPPVPLPRAQRAPQTPSKEAAGGGEREEAEQKALLAVQCSLVKILSKTLATVQHFTPDCCQILLDQTMDLAEYRNLFVLSFTTPAFDPDVAPSFGTLLATINVALSMLSEMEKKKEPVSMSIASLASSEEIQALKSLLMFTMENCFYVLISQAVRCLKDPSILPRDQQRLKQELSSELSTLLSSLSRHFRRGSPSSPASGILPSSQSKPPTPGSKGSHEGQEPLIQLVQAFVRLVQR, from the exons ATGGCGGAATCAGAGATGAGCGTCAG GAGCAGTCGAGAACTATGGACCATATTGCTGGGAAGGTCTGCATTGCGAGAGCAG GCTCAAATAGAGGCAGAGCTTGACAGACACTGGGACCGACTTCATCAAGGACTCAATTACTATAAGCCACCCAG CTCATCCTCTGCTGGGAAAGTGAAGGAGAACAAAGATGTTGCGCAACCATTGAAGGATTTTGGTCTACGGATCAGCAAACTATTG TGTCTTGATGAACAGCAGAGCGTGCAGCTGTTACAGTGTTACCTACAGGAGGACTACAGAGGAACGCGCGATTCCTTGAAG GTTGTCCTCAAGGATGAGCGACAAAGCCAGGCGCTGCTGCTGAAG GTAGCTGACTATTACTACGAGGAGCGCATGTGTCTGCTCAGATGCGTCCTGCTCCTACTGACATACTTTCAGGATGAGCGACATCCCTACAGG ACCGAGTACAGCAACTGTGTCAATAAACTAGAGAAGGACCTGGTGAGCAAGTATCAGTCGCAGTTTGAAAAACTCTTCAAAGCAGAAGCACCAACATGGGAAACGCACGGAAATCTCATG ACGGAGAGGCAAGTGTCTCTATGGTTCCTGCAGTGTCTCCGGGAACAGTCTTTGCTGCTGGAGATCATCTTCTTGTATTACGCCTACTTTGAGATGAGCCCGTCCGACCTGCTGAGCTTCACCAAAATGTTCAAAGAAGAAGGCTTCGGGTTACGGCAGACCAACAGACACCTAGTGGACAAGAGCATGGACGTGCTGGTGGACCGCATCGG ATATTTGAGCTCTCTTATCCTGGTTGAGGGAATGGACATAGACTTCCTGCACAAGTGTGCTCTGGAAGACTGTACGGAGCAGCATCAGTTCTCCAACGCTCCTGACGTGATCAAG GAGATGGATCAGCTGCTGTTGACGTTCGGCGACATCCCTCATCACGGCCCGGTGCTGCTGGCCTGGGTGCTGCTGAGGCACACTCTGCGACCAGACGAGTCCAGCCCCGTGATCCGGAGGATCGGCAACACCGCCCTGCAGCTGGGGGTTTTCAAGTACATTACAACCATGCTGAGAGGCCTCGGAGCCTCAGGGAATAAT TGCACAGCAAGCACAGCAAAGATGTGCGTCTACGGTCTTCTCTCCTTTGTGATCACTTCTTTTGAAGAGGAAAGCCTGCAG ACGGATGGTGTGGCCACGCAGTGCTCGCACCTCATCGACGCCGCCTGTGAGGTCCTTTCTGCTCCCAGTCTGGCTGAAGTCTTTTGGGAAATg AAACCAAACATGGGATTGGGAATGATCCTGGACAGTGCAGTCGGGATGTTCCCCCATAAGATCGGcccgctgctgcagcttctcactGCACTCCTCTCAAACAAGTCCACTGTTAAAAAG GTGTACAACTTTCTGGATAAGATGTCCTTCTTCACACAAGTTTACAAGCACAAGCCCAACGATATCGTCTCCAAGGACGACGAGACGCTGTGGAGGAGACAAACTCCTAAACTCCTCTACCCGCTCG GCTCGGGGCAGACTAACCTGTGGATGCCACAGGGGGTTCTGGGCCAGGTGATGATCGGAGGCGAGCAGGGCTACGTGGTTCGCTGGGAGCACTCGTACAGCTCCTGGACCCTCTTCACCTGTGAGGTGGAGATGCTGCTCCATGTCGTATCgactgcag ATGTCATAGCTCACTGTGCACGTGTGAAGCCCATCCTGGATCTTGTCCACAAGATCATAAGCACGGACTGGACGGTGTCGGATTGTCTGCTGCCTCTCACCTCGCGCATCTACATGTTGCTGCAGAG GTTAACGTCAGTCATCAACCCTCCGGTGGACGTGATCGCCTCCTGTGTGAACTGCCTTTCTGTACTGGCTGCAAGGTTGCCTGGAAAG gtGTGGTCCAGTCTGCACCACACCGGTTTCCTCCCTTTTGCCTCCAACCCATTGACCAGCATGCATCAGTGTGTGAG cgCTGAAGGGATGAAGGCCGGTAACTACGGCACCCTGCTGGTCCAGATCGAGCAGCCCAGGGGGGAGTATGCCGTGACCATCGCCTTCCTTCGCCTCATAACAACCCTGGTCAAG GGTCAGCTCGGCAGCACTCAGAACAAAGGCCTGATCCCCTGTGTGCTGCTGGTGTTGAAGGAAATGCTGCCCACTTACCACAAGTGGCGTTACAACGCCTACGGAGTCCGAGAGAGGATCG GTTGTCTTATTTTGGAGCTGATCCATGCTATTCTCAATCTGAGTCCAGAGGGAGAGGACCAGGGCAG CACTCCCACCCTGCAGTCTCTGTGCATCTACAGCCTGGCAAACACCGAGGCTGGACAGGCAGTGGTCAACATCATGGGAGTCGGAGTGGACACCATAGACGTGGTCCTGGCTGTACAGCCCAGCAg CTGCGGCTCCGAGGGTCCCGGTCAGATCCTGATCCAGACCGTGAAACTGGCTTTCTCCGTCATCAACAACGTCATCCGCCTGAAGCCGCCCTCCGACGTAGTGTCCCCCCTGGAGCAGGCCCTGACGCAACACGGGGGCCACGGCAACAATCTCATAGTGGTCCTGGCCAAGTATATTTACCACAAACACGACCCGGCGCTGCCTCGCTTGGCAATCCAGCTGCTTAAAAGACTCGCCACA GTGGCTCCCATGTCGGTCTACGCTTGCCTCGGCAGCGACGCGGCGCCTATCAGGGACGCGTTTCTCACTCGGCTGCAGAGCAAGACCGAAGACATGAGGATCAAGGTTATGATCCTGGAGTTCCTCACCGTTGCCGTGGAAACCCAGCCTGGCCTCATCGAGCTTTTCCTCAACCTGGAAGTCAAAGACGGAAaggaggggtcaaag GAGTTTGTGCCGGGCGAGTGGAGCTGCCTCCACGTGGTGCTGGAGCTGATAGACTCCAAACAGCAGGGGAAATATTGGTGCCCCCCGCTGCTGCACCGCGCGGCCTTGGCCTTCCTCCTGGCCCTCTGGCAGGACCGCAGAGATAGCGCCATCTCTGTCTTACGCACCAA agagaggttTTGGGAGAATTTGACGACGCCTCTCTTTGGAACCCTCACTCCGCCCTCAGACACCAACGAG CCTTGTGTTCTGGAGACGTGTGCTTTTGTCATGAAGATCATTGGCCTGGAGATCTACTACGTTGTCAG TGGTTCTTTGGGGCAGTCGCTGAAGGATGGGCTTCAGAAGTTTTCCAACGCACGGCGATACGAGTACTGGTCCCAGTATGTCAAGTCTCTGGTGTGCCACGTAGccgagatggaggaggaaggcaTCTCTTCCTTCCCTGAGACCCAGATGTTGATCTCCGCCTGGCGGATGCTGCTGATTCTTTCCACAACCCAC TCCGATGTGATGCAGCTAACGGACGACTCGACCAAGCTGAAGCTTTTCATGGACGTCCTGGACGGGGCCAAAGCCGCC CTGACTACACCCATGTCCGTGTCTTGTCTTCGTCTTGGATCCATGATGACCACTCtactcctcatcctcctcaagCAGTGGAGGAG TGTGGTGGCGACCGCTCCCGAcatcctgtctcctctctccctgatCCTGGAGAGCGTCCTGCAAGCCGACCAGCAGATGATGGAGAGAACCAAAGCCAAGATCTTCTCTGCGCTCATTTCTGTGCTGCAGATTCAGGGACTTAACG GTGGAGATATTTCCCAGCtgccccagctgctgctgtctgtgtgtgagacggtGAAAGACGAGGCCCTGGCGCTCATCGACAACACTCGTCACATGAGCCAGACGGGAGACCAagtggaggacgaggacagcaTGGAGACGGACTCTTTCCGCGGCCCACAGAAGGACCAGAGAGACGGG GTGTGTGTGCTGGCGCTGCACTTGGCGAAGGAGCTGTGTCGCACCGATGAGGACGGGGAGCATTGGGTCTCGGTGATGAGGAAGGTTCCGGTCCTGCCCTCGGTGCTCAGCGCCGTGGAACTCAGCCTGCGATCCAAACACAACCTCTACTTCACCGAGGCCGCTCTTCACCTGCTGCTCACGCTGGCCCGCACTCCGCAG GGGGCGGCTGCCGTTGCCGGAGCCGGAGTCATCCAGAccatctgcctccctctgctgagCGTCTACGAGGTGACTTCAAACGGAGCATCGCAG AGTTTCTCCCGGAGGTCCCAGGACTCCGCCTGCTGGCCGGGAGTTTACCGCCTCTGTATGTCTTTGATGGAGAGTTTGCTCAAGACGCTGCGCTACAACTTCATCAATGACGCGCTGGACTTTGTCGGAGTCCATCAAGAACGCATACTACAG TGTCTGAATGCGGTGCGGACGGTGCAGAGCCTCTCCTGTTTGGACGAGGCCGATCACACCGTCGGtttcctgctgcagctctccagcTTCTGTAAGGAGTGGCAGTTCCACCTGCCCGAACTGCTCAGAGATGTGCAG GTGAACCTGTGTTATCTGTGTCAGACCTGCACGTATCTGCTCCACAGCAAGAAGATGCTGCATCACTACCTCCAG GCTAAAAACGGAGAAGCGTTGCCTCCCGTTCCCCTCCCCAGGGCTCAGCGAGCCCCCCAAACCCCGTCCAAAGAAGCAGCGGGTGGAGGCGAGAGGGAAGAGGCCGAGCAGAAGGCCTTGTTGGCGGTGCAGTGCAGCCTCGTGAAGATTCTCAGCAAAACCCTGGCGACTGTGCAGCACTTCACTCCGGACTGCTGCCAGATTCTGCTGGACCAG ACTATGGACCTGGCAGAGTACCGGAACCTGTTTGTGCTCAGCTTCACGACTCCGGCGTTTGACCCCGACGTGGCTCCGTCGTTTGGAACCCTGCTGGCCACCATCAACGTGGCGCTGAGCATGCTGAGCGAG atggagaagaagaaagagccGGTTTCCATGAGCATAGCGTCACTGGCCTCATCAGAGGAGATCCAGGCGCTCAA GTCTTTACTGATGTTCACCATGGAAAACTGTTTCTACGTGCTGATCTCTCAGGCTGTTCGATGTCTCAAAgacccctccatcctcccccggGACCAACAGAGACTCAAACAGGAGCTCAGCTCGGAACTG AGCACTTTACTCTCGAGCCTTTCCCGCCACTTCCGCCGGGGCTCCCCATCGTCTCCCGCCAGCGgcatcctcccctcctcccaatCCAAGCCCCCCACGCCGGGCTCCAAGGGCAGTCACGAGGGCCAGGAGCCGTTAATCCAGCTGGTTCAGGCCTTCGTGAGACTCGTCCAGAGGTGA